The sequence ataaatataaaattgttgtgtggatgataaaagaaaaagaaatatataggatgataaaagaaaaagaaatatatattgatattgtcataaaagaaaaaaatgttatcaattgaATCAtttaaggtaaaaaaaaaaaaaaaaggaaaaacatgcGGTACATAATGGGTTGTGTGTGTGGTCTCCAAGAAGATGGTTGTCCAAGTACTAAGGACTTAGACATTTCTAGGACGCGTTACTAAAAAGAAGCAACTATAAAACAAGAACACAAAGTGACATCCTTGTTTATATACAATTTAATTTCCCCTCGAAATCAAGTACATATtacatcatcttcatcttcatcttcatcttcatcttcttctctaatGGATATCTTTCCATCTAGTTTTTGGGTTATGTTATACCATTGGGAACCTTCAATTTCTCTACTTCTAAGTTTATGTATGCAGCTAGCTCTACTTCCAATGGGGTTGATGAGAAAACGCACTTCAAACCAATTCCTTCGCTTGTTTCTCTTATTTGCATACTCTTTTGCTGATTGGATAACCAGTTTTTCATTCGGCATACTCGTCGAAAAATATGGTAGTGGTTGTTACGACGAATTTACAGACCCCACATACATCATTAGAGCCTTGTTAGCTCCATTTTTACTACTTCATTTAGGCGGCTCCGACACGATCACTGCTTACTCAATGGAAGACAAAGAACTATGGCTCAGAACTCTTCTTCCAATGCTGGATCAACTTCTTGCTTcgttttacctcttcttgctAGCTCTTCAACCCACTTCTTTGAAATATGTAGCAATTCCTATTTTTGTTGCTGGGATAATCAAGTATGGTGAGAAGATATGGGCTTTGAGAACTGCTTCCGCCGAACGTTTGCGAGATTTTGTTGCAGTTTCAACTCCTTCTACAATCATTACCCATGATCAAGAGGAGCTGAAAGATGTTCAAATGCTACACACTGCTTACCACTTTTTCAACAAAGACAAACGTATGTTTGTAGGTTTAGGTCCGACCTCTTTTGATCGTCATCAAAACGGCCTTTCCTATTATGAAGAATTTAACTCTAAATTGCCTTTCAAAATCATTGAGCTTGAGCTTGGGTTTATGTATGATTTCTTTTACACAAAAACCTCCATCAACCATTCTCGTCGTggtcttctttttctcctcattACCTTTTCTTCTCTTGTCATTGCCATTGTCACCTATTGTATGATTGATAAGCAGTAATATCCTTTAGCCTATGTGCGTCTAATATATCTCCTCTTCTTTGGAGCTTTGGGTCTTGAAATGTACTCCctttttttgtttctattctctGATTGGAATGTAATCTGGTTGACCACCCAGTCCCGTCCTTCTCATACACTGACTCGTCTTGCTTTTAAACTCATCTCTCTTTGTGGATGGTCCGTAAAGAAAAGAAGATgctccaattttatttttcagtacAATCTTATATCTCATTGTTTGGAACAGAGAAACAACGCCTCTTATTCGAAGTTCTTCAACAGCCTGTCCAGCAATACTATGGCAGCGTTTTCAGTACAACGTCCCATCTCTAATAACCTTGAATCACAAATCTTCCAACAACTAAAGCAAAAGTTGGTAAATAAGGAAGATTGTTGTAGTTATAATGAAATCTCGTGGAGCCTAAAATTAGATTTGGATGAAACCATCCTCCTCTGGCACATCGCTACCGATATTTGTTATCATTCTTCTAAAATTGAACAAAGGGAAGCACCAAAATCTTGTATTTCAGCCGAAGATAGCTTATTTCTGTCTAATTTTTTGGCATACTTTTTAATGTATCGACCATCCTTATTTCCAAGTGGAATGAGTCAATAAAGGCCTAAGGACACAAGTGAACATGTCCTTGAATTATTGCAAGACAAGAAATTAGGTAGGAAGAGTAGTATGTTGAAGAATATGGAGTTGAAGATTGAGGTTAATAATGTTGAGAAAGAGCAAAGGAATAATAAGTCAATGTTGTTAGACGGTTGTAGGCTTGCAAGGCAGCTTGAAGAGATAGAAGAGTCAAAGAAATGGGAGATAATAGGGAATGTGTGGATGGAGTTGCTTGGACGTATTTCATGTGAATGTGAATGGTATGATCATGCTAAACATCTTACACAAGGAGGGAATTTGCTAACTCGTGTATGGATTTTGATGCATCACCTTGGATACGTCAAACCATCCAACGTATTCACTATGGAAGAAGATCAACCCCTTCTAGACCATGAAATCCTACCTGATTATGTGTTGGAACAAATGTTTGATGTTATATTCAATATTGTCTCGCTCTAAATTCAAATTccctaattaatttatattgtGAGTTAGCAAATTTATAGATTAGATTTTTATTCGAACTATtggatttgttttttaaaattaataatggaTTGTTGAGTTTGTATTTTATTATGCAAATTTCTATTCTACTTTTTGAATTGAGagagttgcaaatatagacattagatccaaagtattagcagatataacataatgtaaaaaaaatgcaaatatggccaaatttaaatagtctatcagtgatagaccatatgacttgtaagagtctatcaacgatagaagtctatcattgatagactccaagtttatcgctgatagacttgtctatatttgtatttttttaaaatgatgttatatacttggttattattcctaaaaatgctaccaattgcaattacccttTTGAATTCTCCCCTTTTTATTTCCCTCTTTAATTTAGCAGATTGGAAATTACACGAATATAAAAAgtaatatgtttatctttgtaGGTTTATTAATATTAAGGAAGATTttctaaaatagaaaaataggaGAAAATATTTACAcgaatagcaaaatttaattatagttgtGATAGACTTAGCGTCTATCAGTGAAGGAAACTGATATAAGTTTATcactatcagcatctatcaatattttttcttttttgctatttctataaatagtttgacatttttcccaTCTATAAAAATTTCTCTAATATTAATTTGCTAGTTTTAAagggaaaaatatatataatttggaaTTGAGATAACTATGTTTTTGGTGGATTCACATTTAGTTGGTGAAAAAATGACTTTAAATCATTTTGTCAAGTTCTTCACATTTGTATAAAGTGATGTTATATATGTGTGTGAGAGAGAGATTTAGTTTAGAGAAAAACTTAGGTGCTACCTGAGTTGAACATATTTTTGTACCGTCTAAGTGGTTGTCTTAAATATAACCTAATGAGATGTATGAGTATTGACACTAGTTTTGAAGAAGGATCGTGGGCTATAGCTATTCGTTAAACGACCACGTTAGCCACCTCAGGTAAGAAAATATGAATAAGAGGAGAGAAGAAGAATAGAGGTTCTaagaaatttgattaataaGCTATTCCTAGACGTAAGTTAATATAGTGTTATCGAGTATTAAAGAAATTTCTGTCAATACATTTAAAGCTTCCACCTCCCCCATATTAATTTCATGAGGGAAATTTCTTAGAACCTctcttttttatattattattattattattattatttcttacCTGAAATTTCTTTGAACTTCTGTCAGTCTGCCAATAATGCTATGTCCTATATAGAACCTTCCTCTT comes from Benincasa hispida cultivar B227 chromosome 2, ASM972705v1, whole genome shotgun sequence and encodes:
- the LOC120072067 gene encoding uncharacterized protein LOC120072067, coding for MDIFPSSFWVMLYHWEPSISLLLSLCMQLALLPMGLMRKRTSNQFLRLFLLFAYSFADWITSFSFGILVEKYGSGCYDEFTDPTYIIRALLAPFLLLHLGGSDTITAYSMEDKELWLRTLLPMLDQLLASFYLFLLALQPTSLKYVAIPIFVAGIIKYGEKIWALRTASAERLRDFVAVSTPSTIITHDQEELKDVQMLHTAYHFFNKDKRMFVGLGPTSFDRHQNGLSYYEEFNSKLPFKIIELELGFMYDFFYTKTSINHSRRGLLFLLITFSSLVIAIVTYCMIDKQPKDTSEHVLELLQDKKLGRKSSMLKNMELKIEVNNVEKEQRNNKSMLLDGCRLARQLEEIEESKKWEIIGNVWMELLGRISCECEWYDHAKHLTQGGNLLTRVWILMHHLGYVKPSNVFTMEEDQPLLDHEILPDYVLEQMFDVIFNIVSL